Sequence from the Drosophila innubila isolate TH190305 chromosome 3L unlocalized genomic scaffold, UK_Dinn_1.0 0_D_3L, whole genome shotgun sequence genome:
TTTCTGTGTCCGGTTCGCACCAAGGGTTCAGGTTGGATGCCATGGTGCACTGGTTTATTGGTGTACGGAGTGGATGATATCCAGCTGGTGATAAGCAGGAACAGCATCAGTGCGAGCAGCACCAGAACCACCGACTTGATCATCCATTTTATGTTCGGACGACGCATTCTACGTTTAAGTAAAGATATATAAGCTTCCAGGTTGGAGACTACGTGTCAAGCTGCTCGGTTACGCTGGCTGCGACCCACTGCGACAACTGATACCGATATAGATACTCATGAGCAAATGGAActacgacaacgacgacagcgACGTACTGTTAgctcagctgctgttgctcgtttcggtttctgtttcttcttctgcttctgtttctgtttctgtttcggcTTCGACTTGGACTGAAAATAGTCACTGACAGCCAATTACCAACTGAGAGATTAGAACAAAAGTACAGCAAGTTAAAGTGTGTATGTAGATACAGAAACATGTCTGCATGTTTACAAATTCTCAACAAACGTCATGTTTGTATGCTtacacttaaaattaattaagaaagtcttttgactaaataaaaattcacatatttttaaaaaagtgatGTATATTcaaagaacatttttatttttttagcaacatgtatatatttttggcaagagataattgattttgtcaaaacactttcttgactaactgtacaCTCAGCACAACATGTTTTTGTATACtcattattttgaattttacttatatttttagcatggttaacgaattttttttacattaaacatatgtattttaaaataaatttaaaaagtttattttaaaagagatattttactttactatGCAAACCTGACCTACAATAGCCGTTAAAGTATAAAAACTAAGTGCACGGATAATTTTTGCGCTGACTATACATATTACTTTAATGTGTGCAgactttgcataattttaaaactcgaGCACTCAACAAATACCAACAATTTTGTCCTACACACAAGTATTAGTAAAACTGTAAATGTATTAGTGCACTCTTCTCTGATAAGCTCTTTTCATAACGCTGCGCTTTGCACTTGAAAAAGCTTCAGTGTCTGTGAGCTCTGTCTGTGACCTTTAACAGCTTTAAGCTGAGTTTACACCTCGTTTCAAAAGTATGTCGTGAACTTGTTCTTAATGTAAAACtgttatattcattttatgtttttgagtTGTGGTAATATCGTGAAGTAAAAAATGTCTTCTGAGTTAAATCAGTTTATAAACTTGATATGAGAGATCACATACTTCTACAGGGTTTTAGCACGCGTAGTTGTTACTCAAACCAATCGTGGCAGAGAACTAAGAGTAGGCACTACTGTAGGTTCTTCAATATTGCACAGATACACTCtcttatgtatgtttgtgtgtagtTAGATGAGGGCGCAATTACACgtaaagcaaaaacaaacaaaaacatttaactGATAAGCGGCGACAATGCCAACGAagacaatttttaaaacatttttaagaagTTGAGATAACATTATGGCATATGGCAGCCGGCACACTTCCGGTAACAGTGAAAGCACTATAACCTAAATCAGAAAACCCtcattcattaaatttgtCCCTTCCATTATTGCTGactttgtttattgttttcttttgtgtgCACTATTTACTATTGTGGATAGTAAAATTGGTGATTGGAATTGTTACCTGTCATGTAACGACTTTAAACAAGCGTTAtcatttgtttcatttcatttacgAAATGtctaaattttgtataattactaatttataatttaaaacaaaaaaaattctatccACGTCCACTAAAATCAGTCTTCTATTTCGATTAACAAAATCACTGCTGCTTCTTTACATACGCGGTGTTCTTTTGCCATTCACCATGACACGCAGACAACACAATCAGCTGTTGCGGATGCTCGCGTTTTGCCGGCGATTTTTATCAATgtggtttgtttttgttgttgtttaacaaTGTTTATTTCAATATCTCTTTATAACAATTATAGTTTTGCAAATGCTTACTAGACagctatatttaacatttttagtaCTTCCTCTTTATACTTGGCTATGTTATACTCGTTCTCGCCTTCATTTATCAACTGCTCCACGCTTTCAGCATAACTTGCACTAGGTGTGATTTTCTGCTCTGTTTTTGCATTCCAATTAAGTATTGCCTCGGCGGATTTCTTGGCTTGATTGCGTTCGAAGAGATACAGCTCCATGTCCGCCTCGGACTTTGTGTCCTCCCAGGGCTCCGTCACAAATGATTCGTGATAACATGCCGTCAACAAATACAAAGCATAATCGTAGTTTTGCTTCCGCGTCGGACAACGATCAGTCATAAATGTAAGCACTCCAGTCTCCTGGTTGTAACGCTCACCGACCAGGCGCAGGAATTTATCCTTAGCATGTGCATCGAACTGCAAGTCGGATAACTTCAACGTAATCGTGACACGACGTGCTTCCGGGTGTCGAATTGTGGGTAAACTATGACAATAGTCCGTACTAACGACCTCAATGGGAAAATGGCGTTTCCATTTGGCCTCCGTCTCCAGTCCCTTCGGCCAAGGCGTACAAAACTTTTTGATTGCCTCGCACTGCTGTCGTATGGCCGGAGGCGTCAAGTGCAggaaatttggtattttcatCAACTCTGCATTGGCATACTTCGAGGGCGCGGCTGCCCCGCGCTCCGTGTATCCCTGGCGCAAAGGCAGCGGCACACTGGCCGGATGAAAGGAACGTGGTCCGGACCAGACGGACGTCCAATCCTGGTCGACGGCCATGCGAGATGTGCGCGGCGGCTGAACCACTTCCTTCTTTATCTCCCGTCGTCGTGCCTGCTGCTTAATAGTGCGCAGGTTAAGCACACGAAACTCTATAAGCAAAAGACATTTACTTTACACAGTTTTATTAACAGTTTAGCTTGTTTACCTTCATCGTCGAtcgcttcttgttgttgtttttgcagttgttggcTGCTCAAAAGTCGCACACTGCGTTGCACTGTCGCTGCATTGCTGCTGCGTATATTCTGCTCCAGCAAACGCGTTAGATTAGCCGCCATGGTAAGCCTCACTTTGTTTGAGTTTCCTAATTGCACTTATTTacacttttttattgaaaacttaacaattaaaagtttACGTAAACCATGCGATAGAAAACTGCCATTCACCGCTACTACGTACAAGGGCTGCAAGCACAAGGACATATCGATAGTTTAAATCgtgctaaaatattttgtcgATATTGTCGCCCAtctgtaataaaaatgcaaatttaaaatcgcaaaaaactcaaaaaaaaactttataaatttgatgaaaattaaaaattgaaaattagataaaattaaaaaagaaaattttaaaattggtacAAAAATTCAGTAGAAAGAACGaagtaaaacaaatcaaaccagatcggaaaattttgtatagcACAGTCttaccaaaaatattgataGCAAAACTAAGCTGaatatctattttaaataGCCAGACTTACAGCtaattacaattttgaaattttttaagcaaacgaattctgaaaatagccaaatctagctataaaatagctaagttgacAACAGTGGTCCGAACGATTCGATACAACTCTACTAGCAACAGCTGTTTTGAAATGGGTGTGGGCTTGAAGGGGATGGAGTGCAGCaatgtttgtaatttaaaagttgattgtagCCCAAGGTCAAAGACGGTATATTACTTTTTAGGAGCATTAAAGTAAATGACGATGGTACAGAGTTGTTCTCATTGATATCACATTATTGTTAACATCTTATTGTTTATAACCCCACGGCGGCCATTGTTTACTGTGTGTTATCAGTGTATGATTGTGAGCTGAGTACTGATAAGATGACCGTCGCTTGGATTTAGcgtatatagtatgtatattcaTATAGTCTGAACGTAGTCGCCTACAGAACGGCCAACCGGTTTCATCAGTGTATTTATTGTACTGCCATTCAAcggattttaattatattctgcattcaaaacgAGAACACATTATGGCGACGTCAGATTCCAAACGGGTGTTGTCTATCCAAAGTCATGTAGTGCACGGCTATGTGGGCAATAAAGTGGCCACTTATCCCCTACAAGTGAGTTACAAACatctatttataaatcatACATATTAACTTATTATCTTAACTGCTTTTAGCTGCTTGGTTTCGATGTGGATCCGCTGAATTCGGTACAGTTTTCAAATCACACAGGCTACAAATGCTTCAAGGGTCCAGTATCCACAGAGGAAGAATTGGGTAAGTACATATagtttaattagttttgtttattatttttaatactatttaCATGACAGCCACAATATTCAATGGTTTGCAAGAGAATGAATTGTTGGGTCAATATTCTCATCTGCTCACTGGATACATTGGAAATCCCTTCTTCCTGCGTCAAGTGGGCAACATTCTGAAGGAGATTCGCAAGGCCAATCCCAATTTGATCTATGTCTGTGATCCCGTCATGGGCGACAATGGCAGCTTGTATGTGCCCAAGGAACTGCTTCCCGTTTATCGCGATGAGATCATTCCACTGGCCGACATTATAACACCCAATCAGTTTGAGGTGGAGTTACTCACGGGCAAGGAGGTTCGCAGCGAAGCAGCCGTGTGGGAGGCCATGGATTGGTTCCATGAGCGCAATATAAAAACTGTTGTCATCTCCAGCAGTGATCTGGGCCAGCCTGGAGTATTGCGCGCTTTCCTCAGCCAGTTGGATGGACCTCGACTGGCCATGGACATTCCCAAGCAGGGCGACAAAGACTTGTTCTTTACCGGCACCGGAGATCTCTTTGCCTCACTCTTCCTGGCACACAGCCATGCCAGCGGAGATGTCACCGAGGCATTCGAGAAGACCATTGCCACCCTGCAGGCAGTGATCAAACGCACAGTGGAATTGCTACCCGCATCCGATGGAGGACCAGTGAAGGCCTGGGAACGAGAGTTGAGGCTCGTGCagagcaaaaaagaaatagaggAACCTAAAGTGCTGCTCAAGGCACAACGAATCAACtagagcagcaacaaaataaccCTATCAAATGGACAATAATGTGAACAAAGCTTAtcttattcaaatatataaatatacgcTTATAACTAGACAGATGTTTGGGTTTGTATTGTACTCGTATACTTGATATTTGACGGATACGACATTTGTGTGCATTGCTGACATCTCAAAAGAATCACTCGGCTGTACAGTGTAGTGTGAGCGACACGCTCCATGCACCTGAAGTGCCTATAAAAGAGAGCATTGGCCGCCATGTAGGTACACAGTTGAAGTTGCCGTCATGCAGCTGCTCATTCTCTTGGCGCTCTGCTGGATGACTGCATCCCTGGAGGCGTCCTCAAGCGATGCCCAGAAAGCAGTGGATCAATCGTTTCTACCACGCTACACGCTTCTGGCCGAAAGCAAGAAAAAGGAGCAGGATTTGGACAGGCAGCCGAATGATGTAGCTGCCAGTGAACAGCAGCCTTGGCGTCGGTTCGCCTACGCTGGCTATGGTGGTCAACAGAGCAGCTGGCCAGGATCTTCTTCAGCTGCATCACTTGCAGCAATGCTCGGGCCtggtttgctgctgctgggcgtCAATCTTGGCGCTCTGTTGTACATGCTGCTTGGAGTGCTGGGATTGGCGCCACCTCAACACATAGGCGGCGGCGGACACGGTGGTCACGACATTTACCGAAGTGATAGACAACATTTGGGCGGTGGCAAGGAGTtggatatgtatttataagacTAAAGCGTTACGCCAAGTTATTTAGCTTATAGGCAAAGTATAAGAAACttacagaatatatatatatttgggtAAATTATATGCTTTCACACAACTAAAACCGACAAATTCAAATCGAATAATTAGAATAGaactctttaaaataaaaataaatcaattgtaatacgtaaaattattttttaatgcgaAACGAGGCGGCTCGATTTATCTTAACCACTGGCGTCTCCTTGCCACCAGTATTGATGGTTCCTACTAGACGGGATATGGGTTTCCGAATCGTCGCTGTGGTGCCGGCGAGAGCTGTTGAAAAGATTAGATTACATAAGAATAGATTAGAAATAAAGAAACACAATC
This genomic interval carries:
- the LOC117786902 gene encoding 28S ribosomal protein S35, mitochondrial yields the protein MAANLTRLLEQNIRSSNAATVQRSVRLLSSQQLQKQQQEAIDDEEFRVLNLRTIKQQARRREIKKEVVQPPRTSRMAVDQDWTSVWSGPRSFHPASVPLPLRQGYTERGAAAPSKYANAELMKIPNFLHLTPPAIRQQCEAIKKFCTPWPKGLETEAKWKRHFPIEVVSTDYCHSLPTIRHPEARRVTITLKLSDLQFDAHAKDKFLRLVGERYNQETGVLTFMTDRCPTRKQNYDYALYLLTACYHESFVTEPWEDTKSEADMELYLFERNQAKKSAEAILNWNAKTEQKITPSASYAESVEQLINEGENEYNIAKYKEEVLKMLNIAV
- the LOC117786636 gene encoding pyridoxal kinase, with the translated sequence MATSDSKRVLSIQSHVVHGYVGNKVATYPLQLLGFDVDPLNSVQFSNHTGYKCFKGPVSTEEELATIFNGLQENELLGQYSHLLTGYIGNPFFLRQVGNILKEIRKANPNLIYVCDPVMGDNGSLYVPKELLPVYRDEIIPLADIITPNQFEVELLTGKEVRSEAAVWEAMDWFHERNIKTVVISSSDLGQPGVLRAFLSQLDGPRLAMDIPKQGDKDLFFTGTGDLFASLFLAHSHASGDVTEAFEKTIATLQAVIKRTVELLPASDGGPVKAWERELRLVQSKKEIEEPKVLLKAQRIN
- the LOC117786638 gene encoding uncharacterized protein LOC117786638, with the translated sequence MQLLILLALCWMTASLEASSSDAQKAVDQSFLPRYTLLAESKKKEQDLDRQPNDVAASEQQPWRRFAYAGYGGQQSSWPGSSSAASLAAMLGPGLLLLGVNLGALLYMLLGVLGLAPPQHIGGGGHGGHDIYRSDRQHLGGGKELDMYL